TATTAATTTTTTCATTGTCCTATATTTAAACCTCCAAACATATTCAGAGCCTGTGATTTTTTATCTTCCACAGCCATTTTTATAGCGTCGTTTATCGCACTCATTAAAAGAATCTGAAGCGATTCTTTGTCTTCCAAAAGCGAATCGTCTATTTTAATATCTATTACTTCAAATTTTCCGTTTACACTCGCTTCCACAAGCCCCCCTCCGCTTGTTGCGGTATATATTTTATTATCGGCTTCTTGCATTTGCTCTTGAATTTTTTGGAGCATTTCGTTTAAATCTACATTACC
This genomic interval from Nautilia profundicola AmH contains the following:
- a CDS encoding YbaB/EbfC family nucleoid-associated protein; protein product: MFGNVDLNEMLQKIQEQMQEADNKIYTATSGGGLVEASVNGKFEVIDIKIDDSLLEDKESLQILLMSAINDAIKMAVEDKKSQALNMFGGLNIGQ